In Drosophila ananassae strain 14024-0371.13 chromosome 4 unlocalized genomic scaffold, ASM1763931v2 tig00000256, whole genome shotgun sequence, the sequence ttaaattgcaaattaacattaaattatccacaggaaaaggcgaagaaacatggagacacattccctggaggtcgtcaagtagaTTTGCTGGAAGCATTTCGCCGGCGTCGCTGGAATTCATGGAAGCGTCGTCAAACAGTTCTTGGAAGTGGctggggcagcaacggcggcgtagcaggtacgtatttgaggcagctggctactcttcttcttacgaattgggagaagaggagtcataaaggaaaaaacgttaatgtttacccattttccagggaaaaaatcggcggcgacacggtggcagcagcttcgtcgaaaagtggcgtcgacgtcggcaacatcgcagcaccagacgggtgtcaggacggcgactctcatagggccgcgccatttccatggaacctcaatatggaaaggcgacggcggaggcatggccagcgactggaggtgcgggcagaggtgtagaagatccgtgggcgtggcatagtaggcgtcaggtacgtgcagtgtattaagcgctggtcgtcaatatgtttatcacaggttgttgcttttgcaggtcgtcgccatggtcaagatgcgtatcccaaagagggaggtcgtcaggatcggatcgttgtcaatacaggtatgtagaaattgcagcattcagagcatcagtcatatttatcacaggtttcttctatcacaggttgttgcggcctatactcggatgagatccccggccataaggagatccatatttttttttttttttttttttatatgtttttatttgttgtatgtcagtgtttattaatgtttcacgtttacaatttatattggcacattataatattggcacaacaagttcattagtcaatggtttacaacaagaaaaaggagggggcaaatttaaacaatataatttacaaaaaagagggaggtttttcaattaaatttacaaaaaagagggaggcggcaaagccgtgctactgtttatggtgcgggggggggggggaggatctctgcttattaccctagggcaacttttttgctttgattctcccgccatttcagggttggtagctacggttacactagtattgcacaaaaaaatactatcgacttaaaaaataccagaaagattacaatgccttaaaaaatacctatcgataggcacaaaactcccatcactgcttacgattaccatctctaatataaacaatcaacaagaagaagaaaaaatggcaagaaaaacgtaaacaaaggcattaaattgcaaattaacattaaattatccacaggaaaaggcgaagaaacatggagacacattccctggaggtcgtcaagtagatttgctggaagcatttcgccggcgtcgctggaattcgtggaagcgtcgtcaaacagttcttggaagtggctggggcagcaacggcggcgtagcaggtacgtatttgaggcagctggctactcttcttcttacgaattgggagaagaggagtcataaaggaaaaaacgttaatgtttacccattttccagggaaaaaatcggcggcgacacggtggcagcagcttcgtcgaaaagtggcgtcgacgtcggcagcatcgcagcaccagacgggtgtcaggacggcgactctcatagggccgcgccatttccatggaacctcaatatggaaaggcgacggcggaggcatggccagcgactggaggtgcgggcagaggtgtagaagatccgtgggcgtggcatagtaggcgtcaggtacgtgcagtgtattaagcgctggtcgtcaatatgtttatcacaggttgttgcttttgcaggtcgtcgccatggtcaagatgcgtatcccaaagagggaggtcgtcaggatcggatcgttgtcaatacaggtatgtagaaattgcagcattcagagcatcagtcatatttatcacaggtttcttctatcacaggttgttgcggcctatactcggatgagatccccggccataaggagatccatatttttttttttttttttttttatatgtttttatttgttgtatgtcagtgtttattaatgtttcacgtttacaatttatattggcacattataatattggcacaacaagttcattagtcaatggtttacaacaagaaaaaggagggggcaaatttaaacaatataatttacaaaaaagagggaggtttttcaattaaatttacaaaaaagagggaggcggcaaagccgtgctactgtttatggtgcgggggggggaggatctctgcttattaccctagggcaacttttttgctttgattctcccgccatttcagggttggtagctacggttacactagtattgcacaaaaaaatactatcgacttaaaaaataccagaaagattacaatgccttaaaaaatacctatcgataggcacaaaactcccatcactgcttacgattaccatctctaatataaacaatcaacaagaagaagaaaaaatggcaagaaaaacgtaaacaaaggcattaaattgcaaattaacattaaattatccacaggaaaaggcgaagaaacatggagacacattccctggaggtcgtcaagtagatttgctggaagcatttcgccggcgtcgctggaattcgtggaagcgtcgtcaaacagttcttggaagtggctggggcagcaacggcggcgtagcaggtacgtatttgaggcagctggctactcttcttcttacgaattgggagaagaggagtcataaaggaaaaaacgttaatgtttacccattttccagggaaaaaatcggcggcgacacggtggcagcagcttcgtcgaaaagtggcgtcgacgtcggcagcatcgcagcaccagacgggtgtcaggacggcgactctcatagggccgcgccatttccatggaacctcaatatggaaaggcgacggcggaggcatggccagcgactggaggtgcgggcagaggtgtagaagatccgtgggcgtggcatagtaggcgtcaggtacgtgcagtgtattaagcgctggtcgtcaatatgtttatcacaggttgttgcttttgcaggtcgtcgccatggtcaagatgcgtatcccaaagagggaggtcgtcaggatcggatcgttgtcaatacaggtatgtagaaattgcagcattcagagcatcagtcatatttatcacaggtttcttctatcacaggttgttgcggcctatactcggatgagatccccggccataaggagatccatatttttttttttttttttttttatatgtttttatttgttgtatgtcagtgcttattaatgtttcacgtttacaatttatattggcacattataatattggcacaacaagttcattagtcaatggtttacaacaagaaaaaggagggggcaaatttaaacaatataatttacaaaaaagagggaggtttttcaattaaatttacaaaaaagagggaggcggcaaagccgtgctactgtttatggtgcgggggggggggaggatctctgcttattaccctagggcaacttttttgctttgattctcccgccatttcagggttggtagctacggttacactagtattgcacaaaaaaatactatcgacttaaaaaataccagaaagattacaatgccttaaaaaatacctatcgataggcacaaaactcccatcactgcttacgattaccatctctaatataaacaatcaacaagaagaagaaaaaatggcaagaaaaacgtaaacaaaggcattaaattgcaaattaacattaaattatccacaggaaaaggcgaagaaacatggagacacattccctggaggtcgtcaagtagatttgctggaagcatttcgccggcgtcgctggaattcgtggaagcgtcgtcaaacagttcttggaagtggctggggcagcaacggcggcgtagcaggtacgtatttgaggcagctggctactcttcttcttacgaattgggagaagaggagtcataaaggaaaaaacgttaatgtttacccattttccagggaaaaaatcggcggcgacacggtggcagcagcttcgtcgaaaagtggcgtcgacgtcggcagcatcgcagcaccagacgggtgtcaggacggcgactctcatagggccgcgccatttccatggaacctcaatatggaaaggcgacggcggaggcatggccagcgactggaggtgcgggcagaggtgtagaagatccgtgggcgtggcatagtaggcgtcaggtacgtgcagtgtattaagcgctggtcgtcaatatgtttatcacaggttgttgcttttgcaggtcgtcgccatggtcaagatgcgtatcccaaagagggaggtcgtcaggatcggatcgttgtcaatacaggtatgtagaaattgcagcattcagagcatcagtcatatttatcacaggtttcttctatcacaggttgttgcggcctatactcggatgagatccccggccataaggagatccatattttttttttttttttttttatatgtttttatttgttgtatgtcagtgcttattaatgtttcacgtttacaatttatattggcacattataatattggcacaacaagttcattagtcaatggtttacaacaagaaaaaggagggggcaaatttaaacaatataatttacaaaaaagagggaggtttttcaattaaatttacaaaaaagagggaggcggcaaagccgtgctactgtttatggtgcgggggggggaggatctctgcttattaccctagggcaacttttttgctttgattctcccgccatttcagggttggtagctacggttacactagtattgcacaaaaaaatactatcgacttaaaaaataccagaaagattacaatgccttaaaaaatacctatcgataggcacaaaactcccatcactgcttacgattaccatctctaatataaacaatcaacaagaagaagaaaaaatggcaagaaaaacgtaaacaaaggcattaaattgcaaattaacattaaattatccacaggaaaaggcgaagaaacatggagacacattccctggaggtcgtcaagtagatttgctggaagcatttcgccggcgtcgctggaattcgtggaagcgtcgtcaaacagttcttggaagtggctggggcagcaacggcggcgtagcaggtacgtatttgaggcagctggctactcttcttcttacgaattgggagaagaggagtcataaaggaaaaaacgttaatgtttacccattttccagggaaaaaatcggcggcgacacggtggcagcagcttcgtcgaaaagtggcgtcgacgtcggcagcatcgcagcaccagacgggtgtcaggacggcgactctcatagggccgcgccatttccatggaacctcaatatggaaaggcgacggcggaggcatggccagcgactggaggtgcgggcagaggtgtagaagatccgtgggcgtggcatagtaggcgtcaggtacgtgcagtgtattaagcgctggtcgtcaatatgtttatcacaggttgttgcttttgcaggtcgtcgccatggtcaagatgcgtatcccaaagagggaggtcgtcaggatcggatcgttgtcaatacaggtatgtagaaattgcagcattcagagcatcagtcatatttatcacaggtttcttctatcacaggttgttgcggcctatactcggatgagatccccggccataaggagatccatatttttttttttttttttttttatatgtttttatttgttgtatgtcagtgtttattaatgtttcacgtttacaatttatattggcacattataatattggcacaacaagttcattagtcaatggtttacaacaagaaaaaggagggggcaaatttaaacaatataatttacaaaaaagagggaggtttttcaattaaatttacaaaaaagagggaggcggcaaagccgtgctactgtttatggtgcggggggggggaggatctctgcttattaccctagggcaacttttttgctttgat encodes:
- the LOC26514898 gene encoding uncharacterized protein LOC26514898; amino-acid sequence: MEKAKKHGDTFPGGRQVDLLEAFRRRRWNSWKRRQTVLGSGWGSNGGVAGKKSAATRWQQLRRKVASTSATSQHQTGVRTATLIGPRHFHGTSIWKGDGGGMASDWRCGQRCRRSVGVA